The Lysobacter gummosus sequence TGCGCGAACGCCACCGCGCCCATCGCGCGAACTACATGGCGCATCCGCATGTCCGGCCGATGGGGGTGACCGGCCAGAGCCTGATCGGGCAGCGGCTCGACGGCGCGCAGTTCCCGGTCGAAATCGCCCTGAGCCCGATCGAAAGCGATCAAGGGCCGCGTTATCTGGCCTCCGTGCGCGACATTTCCGAAACCCAGCGCGCGCGTCAGGCCCTGGTGCGCGCTCGCTACGACGCGCTGGCCGCGCGTATCGGGCAACTGGCGCTGGAGGCGCAGGACGAATCGGGCGTGGTCGATCACGTGCCGGCGTTGTTGGCCGCGGCCTTGGATGCTTCGATGGTCGCCGTCGTGTTCGTGTCCAGCGACCGGCAGACCGTGGGCACCCGGGCGTCGGTCGGGTTGGCCGACGTCGCGGACGAAACCGACTCGCCGATCAGATTGCACAAAACCAAATTGCTCGACCGCATCGGCGCGGGCGAGTCCTTGGTGATCGACGATTTGGCCGGCGACGCCGTGGCCGGCGGGCGTTTTCCGATCGATTCGCCGTGCTCGGGCAGCGCAGCGTTGTTGCCGCTGTCCGATCGCGGCAGCCCGATGGGGGCGCTGCTGGTCCTGTCCAGCCAGCCGCGTCACTTCGATCACGATGCCTTGCATCTGCTGCAGTCGGTCGCCAACCTCATCGCCGCGTTCGTGCAGCGCCGGCGTACCGAGGAGCAACTGGCCCACTCGCAGCGGCTCGATGCCATCGGACAGCTGACCGGGGGCATCGCTCACGACTTCAACAACCTGTTGACCGTCATGTCCGGCAGCTTGCAGTTGCTGGAGATGGAATGCGACGACAAGCCCGAGGCCAGCGAATTGATCGCCAGCGCCTTGCGTTCGGTCGGGCGCGGCGCGGAGCTGACCGGAAAGCTGCTGGCGTTCGCGCGCCGGCAGCGGTTGGTCCCGCAGGCGGTGGATGCGCCGAGCTTGTTGCGCGATGTCGAGTCCATGCTCAAGCGCACCCTGGGCGAAAGCGTGCGTCTGTATGTGCGCTGCGAGAGCGAGCTGCCCGCCGCTTATGTCGATCCGACCCAGTTGGACGCGGCCTTGGTCAATCTGGCGTTGAACGCGCGCGACGCCATGCCGCGCGGAGGCGAGATCACCATCGAGGCGCGCTCGCACCGCATCGGCGAACAAGGCGCGTCGGCCGAACTGGCGGCCGGCCGCTATGTCCGCATCACCGTGAGCGACACCGGACGGGGCATGGCGCCGGAAACCCTGGCCCGTGCCATGGAGCCGTTCTTCACGACGAAGGAAGTCGGCCGCGGCAGCGGATTGGGTTTGAGCATGGTCTATGGCTTCGCCAAGCAGAGCGGCGGCCACCTGCGCATCGGCAGCACCTTGGGTTACGGCACGCAGGTGGATCTGTATCTGCCGGCCGCGCAAGCCTCCGCGATCGCGGCCGCTCCGGTCAACGGCACCAGGATCGAGGGCAAGGGCGAAACGATCCTGGTGGTCGAAGACGATCAGGCCGTGCGCGATATCGCGGTCGCGTTCCTGCGTTCCTCCGGATACCAGGTGCTGGCGGTCGGCAATGCGGCCGAGGCGCTGCGGCGGTTGTCCGGCGAGGAGGCTATCGACGTGCTCTTCAGCGACGTGATGCTCGGCGAGGGCATCAACGGGAAAGAACTCGCTCTGGCCGCGCGGCAACTGCGGCCGGATCTGTCGGTGCTGCTGACCTCCGGTTACGAGACCGACGCGGCCGGCGAGCCGACCGCGGACGTCTGGGCGTTCGATCTGTTGCGCAAGCCTTATCGCAGGGAGCAGCTGATCGCCGCCATCGGCCGTGCGCTGGACCCGCAGATACGCAACCGCCCCGGATTTCAGTGACAGCTCGCGCTGTCGCGCAAGACCGTTTGCAGCCCGTGACGATCCTGGATGCGGATTTCCCGGCCCGCGACCGCGATCAGGCCGCGCGCCTGCAGGCGCGACAGCACGCGGGTAACCGTCTCCAGAGTCAGCGACAGGAAATTGCCCAGTTCCGCGCGCGTCATCCGCAACTGCAGATGATTGGGGCTGAAGCCCAGGCCTTCGAAGCGCGAAGCCAGATCGAACAAGAAGGTGATCACGCGCTGGTCGGCGCCCAGGGTCCCGAGCGCCAGCATCCAGCCCCAGTCGCGGCGGATTTCGCCCGCCAGCAGCGCGGTGATGCGCTCCTGGAACTGCGGCAGCTCATCGCGCAACTGCGCGTAGGGCAGTTCCCACAGTTCGCCGGTATCCAGCGCCATCGCGTCGCAGGCGTAGGCGGGCATGTCCAGCGCGTCCAGTCCGAGCAGATCGCCGCGCATGCGAAAGCCGGTGATCTTCTCGCGGCCGTCTTCGCTGATGACGGCGGTCTTGAAGAATCCGGCGTGCACCAGGTAAAGCGCGTGCCGCGGCTGCCCGGCGCGAAAGATGTACTGCTTGGCGTGTACGCGGCGGCGCTGCAGCGGCCAGCTTTGCAGCAGTTGCTCCAGGCTGCGCGTTTGCTGCGCGCGCCCGTTTGAGGTGGCCGCGAGGAAGGAATCGTTACTGGGCTCAACATGAGCGGCGGAATCAAGCAACATGGCGATGGTCCGGCGGCGGCGTTGGGATCAGGCTACGTCCGCCGCCGCCTCGCACGATTCCAATGCGGTAACCACGGGTAACAGTTTGTAACGGCGCCGGCGGCGCAGTCGCGCGGCGGTGCCGCGCAATCGGCGGCGAGCTTGATCCCGGTCAAGGTCGGGGCGCCGGCCCAGGGCATAGTGGCGTGGACGCAGCGCGGCCGATGACCGCCGAGGACATTGCCTTGACGCTTCTTACGCGATTCACCGCAGCCCGGGCGGTCGACCTTTGGGACGGCCGCTTCCGTTGGCGAAGCGGCGCCCGTCTGCACGACCGCACCATCGAGGCGACATGGCAGCGGGTCGCCGCGACGATAGCCGCGCCGGAAGGCGACAGCGCCGATTACTGGTGCAGCCGCTATGCGTTCGCCTTCTCGCGCTGGCAGATTCTTCCGGACCCCGCGCTGTTGCGTTTCGCCGGGACCGATCGGCCCGTGCCCGTGTTGCCGGAGCCGTGCGCGGTGGTGAACGCCGGGGCGTTCGTGACCGATCCGGATACGCCCCGCGCCCGTTTCGACCACAAGCGTTTCACCGCGGCGGCGGCCGTGGCGGTTCGCATGCTCGACGATGCGGCCATGGTCTTCGGCGCGCACGACGGCCGGCCCTTGCGGCTCGCGGTGGGACTGATGGGGCTGGGCGACGTCTTGGAATACCTTCGGCTCGGCTACGACTGCGGACGCGCGCCCGCGGTGGCTCAGGCGATCGCCCGCAGTCTGGCGCTGGGATGCCTGCAAGCGGCCCTGCAACTGGCCCAGGAGCGGGGCGGTCGTGGCGGCGGCGCAGAAGCGGGGCTGGCCGAACGCTGGAAACATCGCGCGCTGCCGGCCGCCCTGGCCGAGGCGACCGAGCGATGCCGTCGTTACGAAGGATTGACGCGGATTCAGATGCAGCCCGAGCTGGCGTGTCTTGCCAACGACGCCAGCGACGCGTTGGAACCTTCGATGGCGTCCGCGATCGCTATCGCCGGCGCGGCGCCCGCGTTGCAGGCGGCCAGGCGCCGCATCCGCAACATGGTGCAGCCGTGGATCGATGCGCCGGTTTCGTCAGGGCAGGGCGTATTGGATGAGATGATGTCCGAAGCCTGATCCGGCGCGCGAGTGCGCGCGCCGGATCATCGCGGCATCAGATGCGGCCAAGCAGGCGATTCGACCAATGCCGCAACCACCGCAAGGGGGAGTATTTCCGCGTCGTCCCGGGCGTCGAAGGCGAAGACGCATCCGCGGCCGTCAGCTTCGGCCAAGACGCGGCCGCATCGGCGTCGGCGCCGGGGTCGAGCAAGGTCTTGGCGATATCGTCTTCGATCCAGCGCAACTGGCGTTTGAGCGCCCGTTCCACCTCGCTTGCGTCTTGAATCGCGCGGTCAGGCTGATGCATGGCGGGCTCCGGAATGGATGGAAAAATCCGGGTCGGACACCGCGGGCGCGGCGGCGCAAGGCGACTGCGCCCTGGCGACTTCGTTGCGGGCCCGGCGCGCGGCTTCCAGGAAATCGTCGTAACCATTGAAGAACCGCTGCCAGGCCGCCGCCAGCGCCGCGCCTTGTTCGTTTGCGAAACCAGCATGCAGGGCGGCCAGATCGCGATATCGCAGTTCCAGATCGCGCACCGCGCCGCGCACGAGCAGGCGTTGCTGGCGCAGCGCAGCGGTGTCGCCGGCCAGGGCCTGCCGCTGCAGGGTTTCGATCACGTACACCGCGCGCGCCAAGGCGGCGCGCGCGTGCTCATGGATGCGCAGCGGATCTTTTACCAGCACATGATGCTTGCGGTTCACGGCGTGGGCGCTCATGTCAGTGTCCGAAGAAAACAGGCAGGTCGCTGGCGATCAGCAGTTCGCGGGTGACGCCGCCCAGCGCCCACTCGCGCAGGCGCGAATGCCCGTAGCCGCCGGCGATCAGAAGATCGGCGCGGGACTCGCGGGTGTACTGCAGCAAGGCCGTGGCCACGGTCTGTCCCAGCGTCGGGCGCTCGATCCGATGACTTTCGATCCCATGCCGCGCCAAGTGGCGCACCAGCCGTTCGGCCGAGATATCGTTTTCTTCTGACGCATCGGTCTGAATCGTCAGCACGTCCACGCGCTCGGCGCCCTTCATCAGCGGCAATGCGTCGTGAACCGCGCGAGAGGCTTCGCGGGTGGGGCGCCAGGCGATCACGATCCGGCGCGGCACCGGGTCCACCGCGCAACGCGGCGGAATCACCAGCACCGGGCGCCCGGATTCGAGCAGCAAGGACACGAAGTACGCATGCGGCACGACCGATTCCACCGTGTCGCCCGCCGCGCCGGCGACGATGACCAGATCGGCGTCGTAGGCTTGCCGGGCGGCCATGGACGAGGCTTGCGCATACAGGGCTTCGACTATTCTCACCTCCGTCGATATCGGTTCCGCGCTCAGCCGCGTCTTGAGGGCGGCCAGATTCTTCCTGCCCCGTTCGCGCAGCGTGTCGTGGACTTCGGCGGTGACCGTGTCCGGCATCATTCCCCACGGATGCGCCAGCGGCATCGGCAGGTCGATCATTTCCAGGACCGACAAATGTGAGCCATGCCGGGTCGCCAATCCCACCGCCACGATCAACGCGTCCGTGTCGCCGTCGCTACCGGTCATGGGGATCATCAGGTCTTTGTACATGTGCGTTCTCCACGGCCTGGATCGGCCTGTACGCCCATTTCACGCCGGCCCGGCGTTTCGGTATTGATCTGAGTCAACGCGGCGGGCCGGCGGGGGCGGCGCGGTTGGACCGGCCGGGGAATTGATCTGGATCAAGTCCCGCCGGATCGACCCTGGGCGTAATGGCTTCGGATTTCCACCGGAGTCGTCCATGAACAGCGAACGCTTGCGCAAATACGTACTGGAAGAACTGGCTTTCGATCCGCGCGTGGACGCATCGGGCATCGGCGTGACGGTCGATGAGCGCATCGTCAAACTGACCGGCCACGTGCACAGCCTCGCGGACAAGATCGCCGTGGCCGAGGCGGTGGAGCGGGTCAAGGGCGTGCGCGGCGTGGTGCTCGATGTCGAAGTGCGTTGCCCGCCGGATTCGCACGTATCCGACGAAGTGCTGGTCAAGCGCGCTACCGACGTCCTGGCTTGGGATACCTCGTTGCCCAAGGGCGCCGTCAAGGTCACCGTCGATCAGGGATGCCTGACCCTGACCGGGACGGTCGACTGGCAGTTCCAGCGCAGCGAGATCGAGAACGACCTGCGCTGCCTGGCGGGCGTGATCGATATCGCGAACAAGATCGAGATCCGCAGCATCTCGTGCAAGCAGGATGTGAAACGCTCGATCAGGGACGCGATGCATCGCCGCGCCGATGTGCAGGCCTCGAATATTCAAGTCGATGTGGACGCTAGCGGGAAGGTCGTCCTGAAGGGGAAAGTCGGCGACTGGCAGGCGCGTAACGCGGTCGAAGACGCGGCATGGCTGATCGCGGGCGTCAGGAATGTAGACAACCGCGTGCGGGTTCGGTGAAAGCGCCGATCGCGCCGAATGAACTGCGGGCCAGGGCCGATGCCAAGCCACCGGTCCGGTCCAGGCGTCCACTGGCGCGGCGCATCGCCGTGGCCGTGGCGATGAAGTTGGCCCTGTTGGCCGTGCTCTATCTGTTGTTCTTCTCGCCGTCGCACCGTCCGCGCATCGACGATGCGGCGGTGGATGAGCATCTGTTGCCTACAAGGTGAATGCCATGCCGGATCTCCATGTCGTCGATCTGTCCCGATTGCAGTTCGCGCTGACCGCGCTGTACCACTTCCTGTTCGTTCCGCTGACCATTGGGCTGGCCTTGATCCTGGCGATCATGGAGAGCGTGTATGTGATGACGAACCGGGTGATCTGGAAGCAGATGACGCGCTTTTGGGGCGTGTTGTTCGGCATCAACTTCGCCATGGGGGTGGCGACCGGCATCACCATGGAGTTCCAGTTCGGAACCAACTGGGCGTACTACTCCCACTATGTCGGCGACATCTTCGGTGCGCCGCTGGCCATCGAAGGCCTGATGGCGTTCTTCCTGGAAAGCACCTTCGTCGGCCTGTTCTTCTTCGGCTGGGATCGGCTGAGCAAGCTCCAGCACCTGATGGTGACCTGGTTGACCGCACTGGGCGCCAATCTGTCCGCGCTGTGGATATTGATCGCCAACGGCTGGATGCAGAACCCGGTCGGCGCGGAATTCAATTTCCAGACCATGCGCATGGAAGTCACCGACTTCGCCGCGGTGGTGTTCAATCCCGTCGCGCAGGCGAAATTCGTGCATACCGTCAGCGCCGGCTATGTCACCGGGGCCATGTTCGTCCTGTCCATCAGCGCCTGGTATCTGCTGCGCGGGCGGAATATCGAAATCGCACGACGCTCCATGGTGGTGGCGGCGAGCTTCGGCCTGGCATCGGCCTTGTCGGTGGCGGTGCTGGGCGATGAGAGCGGCTACACCGCCTCGGAGAACCAGCAGATGAAAGTCGCCGCGATCGAGGCCGAATGGCGGACTCATCCCGCGCCGGCTTCGTTCACCCTGTTCGGATTGCCGGATATGCAGCGGCGCGAAACCAAGTATGCGGTGCATGTCCCCTGGGCGCTGGGCATGATCGCCACGCGCTCGCTGGACAAGGAAGTGCCGGGAATTCATGAGCTGGTCGAGGACAATCGCCAGCGCATCCGCCGCGGGATCGCCGCTTACGCCGCCTTGCGCGAGCTGCGCGCGGACCGCGCCGACCCGGGCAAGCTCGCGGCGTTCCTTGCGTTGCGCAAGGATCTCGGGTTCGGCCTGCTGACCTTGCGCTACGTAGCCGACCCGGCTTTGGCCGATGAAGCCGTCATCGACCGCGCGGCCTGGAGCACGGTGCCGAACGTGCCGGTGCTGTTCTGGTCGTTCCGCATCATGGTGGCGCTGGGCTGCTTTTTCATAGCGCTGTTCGGATGGGCGTTCTATCTGGCCACGCGCGGCCGGTTGCAGCGGCCGCTGTTCCTGCGCGTGGCGCTGTGGAGCCTGCCGTTGCCGTGGGTGGCGGCCGAGCTGGGCTGGATCGTCGCCGAATACGGCCGCCAGCCCTGGGCGATCGACGGTGTTCTGCCGACCTTCCTCGGCGTGTCGTCTACCAATTCCACGCAAGTGATCGCCAGCCTCATCGGCTTCGTCGTGCTCTATACCGGCTTGGCCGTGGTCGATGTGATGCTGATGCTGCGCGCGATCCGCTCCGGGCCCGACCAGCTCAAATTCTGGCCGGCATCGCGCCGCGACCATGCCGCCGCCGACATTCAATCCGCGAGGACCGAGCGATGATCGACTATTCCTTGCTGCGCATGATCTGGTGGGTTCTGCTGGGCGTGTTGCTGATCGGTTTCGCGGTGACGGACGGATACGATCTGGGCCTGGGCGCGATCTTGCGCCTGATCGGGCGCGACGACGTCGAACGGCGCATGGCGCTGGAATCCATCGAACCTAACTGGGAAGGCAACCAGGTCTGGTTCGTCCTCGGCGGCGGTGCCGTGTTCGCGGCCTGGCCGTTGTTGTACGCCGCGTCGTTTTCCTCGTTCTACTTCGCCATGTTGTTGTTGCTGGTGGCGTTGATCCTGCGCCCGGTTGGCTTCGCCTTCCGCAACCGATTGCCGCATGCGCGCTGGCGCGGCGCCTGGGATTGGGCGCTGACCATCGCCGGCGCGGTGCCGTCGCTGGTGTTCGGCGTGGCCTTCGGCAATTTGCTGCTGGGCGTGCCGTTCCACTTCACCGAGGATTTGCTGCCGGTCTACGACGGCAGCTTCATCGGCCTGTTCCGGCCGTTCGCCTTGTTGGCCGGCGTGGTGAGCCTGGCGATGCTGGTGATGCACGGCGCCTGTTTCGCCGCCATGCGCGTGGAAGATCCGGTGGGGCTGCGGGCCAGGCGAATCGCGCGCATCGCCGCGGTGGTCGCCGCGGCGGGCTTTGTCGCGGCCGGCGTATGGTTGCGTTATCTGCCGGCACCGGCGATCGTCGGCGCCCTGCATGCCGATTCGCCCTCCGATCCGCTGACAAAACACGTCGTGTTGATCGACGGCGGCTGGTTCGCCAACTACGCGCTCAACCCGTGGATGACCGCGGTTCCGCTGCTTACGGTGCTCTTGCTCATCGCGGTGGTGTTGATTCGAACACGCTGGCTCGCCTTCCTGGCGAGCGGAAGCGCGGTGGCCGGGATCATCCTGACCGCCGGCCTGGCGATGTTTCCGTTCCTGATGCCGTCCTCCACCGATCCGGTCCACGGCCTGACGATCTGGGACGCCTCTTCGAGCAAGAGCACCCTGGGCATCATGCTGGTCGCCGCGACGATCTTCCTGCCGCTGATCCTGGCCTATACGAGCTGGGCGTTCCGGGTCATGCGCGGCACGGTGACGCGCGCTCATGTGGAATCGCAAGACGACGCCGGAGGAAGCTACTGATGTGGTACTTCGCTTGGATACTGGGCCTGGCCCTGGCCTGCAGCTTCGGCGTTCTCAACGCCATGTGGTACGAGTTGCGCAGCGATGAGGAGCGCGATCGGCGCGAAGTGCTGGAGGACGAGTGATGGCCCGTGCCCTGTCGCTGCTGCTGGCCTGCGGCCTCGCATTGGGCCTGCTGTTCCTGCCGGCGATGCGCGGCGGCGAGATGACCGCGGCCGGGCATGGCTTGCTCAGCCCGTTGCTGCTGTCGATCTGCGCCGGTTTCGTCCACGGCGTGGGCTATCGGCCCGTGCGCCCGTGGCTGCGCGCGCTGCTGCATCCAGCGCTGCTTTGGCCGCTGATGCTGGGGCTGGCTTTGGCGTGGGCGCGCAGCTTCTAGACGCACCGGATTGATCTCGATCAACTCCGCCGCGGCCGATCCGCGCGAGACTGCCGGTGCACAGACGCGTTCGCGTCGAGGAGAAGAGCAATGCGTATCGTGATCGCGATCGACGGCAGCGAAGCAGCATTACGCGCCGTTCGCCACGCCATCAAACTGGCCGGCGACATGAAGGAGCCCCCCGAGTTGCATCTGCTGTATGCCGACGAACCGCTCATGCGCAGCGTCGCGCTCAGCCTCGGACTGGAAGGCGCGGCCCGCTATCACGCCGAGAACGGCGACGCGTCGATGCGCAAGGCCAGGGCGATGCTCAAGCGAGCCAAGACCGATTACGAGGAACACCTGTCGGTGGGAGACCCCGCGGCTACCATCCTCAAGTTCGCCAAATCCAACCGCTGCGATCTGATCGTCATGGGCTCGCACGGGCGTTCGGCGCTGAAGAACCTGCTGTTGGGTTCGGTTACCGCGAAGGTCATTTGCAACTGCACGGTCCCGCTCACTGTGGTGCGCTGATGATTTGACTGCACGGTCCCGCTCACTGTGGTGCGCTGATGATTTGTTCGTGGAGTCTCGTGGCTCCCGCATTGGCCCTCGATCGCCCGAGTTTCAATGAGTTGCCTTGAGCGTGATGGGACACAAAAAAGGCCGGAACCCTTGTTGAAAGGAGTCCCGGCCTTGTCTGGTCTTGCTTGAATTGGTGGAGGTGGGCGGAATCGAACCGCCGTCCGAAGGCACTCCATCCCCGGCACTACATG is a genomic window containing:
- a CDS encoding BON domain-containing protein, with the protein product MNSERLRKYVLEELAFDPRVDASGIGVTVDERIVKLTGHVHSLADKIAVAEAVERVKGVRGVVLDVEVRCPPDSHVSDEVLVKRATDVLAWDTSLPKGAVKVTVDQGCLTLTGTVDWQFQRSEIENDLRCLAGVIDIANKIEIRSISCKQDVKRSIRDAMHRRADVQASNIQVDVDASGKVVLKGKVGDWQARNAVEDAAWLIAGVRNVDNRVRVR
- a CDS encoding cytochrome ubiquinol oxidase subunit I, with protein sequence MPDLHVVDLSRLQFALTALYHFLFVPLTIGLALILAIMESVYVMTNRVIWKQMTRFWGVLFGINFAMGVATGITMEFQFGTNWAYYSHYVGDIFGAPLAIEGLMAFFLESTFVGLFFFGWDRLSKLQHLMVTWLTALGANLSALWILIANGWMQNPVGAEFNFQTMRMEVTDFAAVVFNPVAQAKFVHTVSAGYVTGAMFVLSISAWYLLRGRNIEIARRSMVVAASFGLASALSVAVLGDESGYTASENQQMKVAAIEAEWRTHPAPASFTLFGLPDMQRRETKYAVHVPWALGMIATRSLDKEVPGIHELVEDNRQRIRRGIAAYAALRELRADRADPGKLAAFLALRKDLGFGLLTLRYVADPALADEAVIDRAAWSTVPNVPVLFWSFRIMVALGCFFIALFGWAFYLATRGRLQRPLFLRVALWSLPLPWVAAELGWIVAEYGRQPWAIDGVLPTFLGVSSTNSTQVIASLIGFVVLYTGLAVVDVMLMLRAIRSGPDQLKFWPASRRDHAAADIQSARTER
- a CDS encoding ATP-binding protein, whose product is MSEGTLFPGLFEAVPDALVVVNSSGRIIQANAQAERLFGYPLGGLNQIPIEQLIPESVRERHRAHRANYMAHPHVRPMGVTGQSLIGQRLDGAQFPVEIALSPIESDQGPRYLASVRDISETQRARQALVRARYDALAARIGQLALEAQDESGVVDHVPALLAAALDASMVAVVFVSSDRQTVGTRASVGLADVADETDSPIRLHKTKLLDRIGAGESLVIDDLAGDAVAGGRFPIDSPCSGSAALLPLSDRGSPMGALLVLSSQPRHFDHDALHLLQSVANLIAAFVQRRRTEEQLAHSQRLDAIGQLTGGIAHDFNNLLTVMSGSLQLLEMECDDKPEASELIASALRSVGRGAELTGKLLAFARRQRLVPQAVDAPSLLRDVESMLKRTLGESVRLYVRCESELPAAYVDPTQLDAALVNLALNARDAMPRGGEITIEARSHRIGEQGASAELAAGRYVRITVSDTGRGMAPETLARAMEPFFTTKEVGRGSGLGLSMVYGFAKQSGGHLRIGSTLGYGTQVDLYLPAAQASAIAAAPVNGTRIEGKGETILVVEDDQAVRDIAVAFLRSSGYQVLAVGNAAEALRRLSGEEAIDVLFSDVMLGEGINGKELALAARQLRPDLSVLLTSGYETDAAGEPTADVWAFDLLRKPYRREQLIAAIGRALDPQIRNRPGFQ
- the cydP gene encoding cytochrome oxidase putative small subunit CydP translates to MKLALLAVLYLLFFSPSHRPRIDDAAVDEHLLPTR
- the cydX gene encoding cytochrome bd-I oxidase subunit CydX, with amino-acid sequence MWYFAWILGLALACSFGVLNAMWYELRSDEERDRREVLEDE
- a CDS encoding cyd operon YbgE family protein, which produces MARALSLLLACGLALGLLFLPAMRGGEMTAAGHGLLSPLLLSICAGFVHGVGYRPVRPWLRALLHPALLWPLMLGLALAWARSF
- a CDS encoding universal stress protein; translation: MRIVIAIDGSEAALRAVRHAIKLAGDMKEPPELHLLYADEPLMRSVALSLGLEGAARYHAENGDASMRKARAMLKRAKTDYEEHLSVGDPAATILKFAKSNRCDLIVMGSHGRSALKNLLLGSVTAKVICNCTVPLTVVR
- a CDS encoding helix-turn-helix domain-containing protein gives rise to the protein MLLDSAAHVEPSNDSFLAATSNGRAQQTRSLEQLLQSWPLQRRRVHAKQYIFRAGQPRHALYLVHAGFFKTAVISEDGREKITGFRMRGDLLGLDALDMPAYACDAMALDTGELWELPYAQLRDELPQFQERITALLAGEIRRDWGWMLALGTLGADQRVITFLFDLASRFEGLGFSPNHLQLRMTRAELGNFLSLTLETVTRVLSRLQARGLIAVAGREIRIQDRHGLQTVLRDSASCH
- the cydB gene encoding cytochrome d ubiquinol oxidase subunit II; the encoded protein is MIDYSLLRMIWWVLLGVLLIGFAVTDGYDLGLGAILRLIGRDDVERRMALESIEPNWEGNQVWFVLGGGAVFAAWPLLYAASFSSFYFAMLLLLVALILRPVGFAFRNRLPHARWRGAWDWALTIAGAVPSLVFGVAFGNLLLGVPFHFTEDLLPVYDGSFIGLFRPFALLAGVVSLAMLVMHGACFAAMRVEDPVGLRARRIARIAAVVAAAGFVAAGVWLRYLPAPAIVGALHADSPSDPLTKHVVLIDGGWFANYALNPWMTAVPLLTVLLLIAVVLIRTRWLAFLASGSAVAGIILTAGLAMFPFLMPSSTDPVHGLTIWDASSSKSTLGIMLVAATIFLPLILAYTSWAFRVMRGTVTRAHVESQDDAGGSY
- a CDS encoding universal stress protein, giving the protein MYKDLMIPMTGSDGDTDALIVAVGLATRHGSHLSVLEMIDLPMPLAHPWGMMPDTVTAEVHDTLRERGRKNLAALKTRLSAEPISTEVRIVEALYAQASSMAARQAYDADLVIVAGAAGDTVESVVPHAYFVSLLLESGRPVLVIPPRCAVDPVPRRIVIAWRPTREASRAVHDALPLMKGAERVDVLTIQTDASEENDISAERLVRHLARHGIESHRIERPTLGQTVATALLQYTRESRADLLIAGGYGHSRLREWALGGVTRELLIASDLPVFFGH